The DNA sequence ACATGCACTACATATAAggtttatttgtgtgtttaggGTAGGAAATTGATTTTGCGAAATTGAGATGACACTGCAGTTATAGAGATTTGGTGAGGGGAAATGCATGATAGGATGTGTGGATTAGGTTGTTTGTTATGTCAGTGGTATTCGATGAATAGACCACTTGATTGTAGTTGTTTTTCGTTTTGGACAGCATGATGGTTGATGAAAGTATTTTGATGATATTATTTGAGAGGAGTTACGGCATTCATTGGATATTCGTATCTGATGATTCTGTGGATATCTTGCCTAGTTTTGATCATTTGGTTATTATGTTTAAAGATAGTGTCGGATAAAACAAAAGTTTAACGGTTCTAGAGATGCGAGTTAATGGTAGTAGAAATGAATCTTTGAAAGTCCAAACGTAGTTGCATTCTCTGCAAAGGGATACAATCAACTACATTTTGTCTACATGTGGTAGATGATTGCATTATTGATGCTATGACTAGGTTGTTTGCCGCCCTTATGGTTacatttaattttgtttttattgctACCTTGAATTCGCTTAATTATATTTCCTTATGCTGTTAGAAATAGCTAGATCTTTTCTGTATCATGGATTGTCCATAATAGGTATCCCGTCGACACGCAGACATTGTCTGAGTAGGCAGGTGTCGATGATTGACTCATAGTTTTCTACCTGTGATGTCATTTCAACAAGCATACATCATCTTTCGGTATTGGGGAAAGTGCAGCTGGGTGACATGTGTTCTTCTGCCTATATCAAAAGACAGAAACGATTAACTAATACATTTACCTGCCTAACATGAACATATGTCACCTTGTACTcgtttattttttgtttctgtgATCATGGATATGTGATATGTAATAATTTTGTCGTAGGATTAATAAAATTGATAGTCTGAGCTTGGGGACGGCCTTACGAGTAGCTTAGCTGGTCTTTGGTCTGTGAATTATAATGTCATTTCATGGCAGAATAACATCTGGGATCAGGATGTTTAGACAATGGAAAATAACTGAAAAGGAAAGTCTTACTCTCAAATCATCATTTAAAATGGAAACATTCAAGTTCTGTTGTGTTAGGCACGAAATGGGTAAAGGCATCTAGCAAATTCATGATTGTGTTGTGCTTGTTCCTAATTCTACTTGTGCTGTGTTTTTGTGTTCATGCCTTCAACGTTTTTTGTCGTAATCTGTTGCAAATTAAACAGACTTATGCATGCCAGAACCAGTGATGTGCCCATCCTTGTTTGGCACGACTTATAGGATGTTGGCATTGCATAACATAAATCATGCAGTGTCAAGCCTATCTGTTTTAAATGTGGTATGCCTGTTAATTGTTCATGCCAACTCAACCCAATTCCTCCAcgttttagttttgttttgacCAATAGTTAGGATGGTTTTATAAGTAAGATAAAAGTTGGTTGTCACGCCCATCTTTGTTTTAACACCGAGTCAACTTTATTGTAAATTACAGAATGAAAGTATTACCAAATATACTATCAGGACAGTTAATATTACTAAATACACAAGTATATATATTGCTTTTAAGACTGGTTAGATtctgtaattttaatttttagcctGGATTCCAGGTAAGTGACAGTGAAGAGGAAGGTCTCgatgatgttgatgatgatgtgGACGAGGATCATGATAACGAACTTGAAGCACCAGTTGAAACTGAGACAGGTAAGAAGCTAGCTGAAGCTTCTACAGCTCCTAAGGATACAGAAAGGCAGCTTTCTAAGAAGGAACTGAAGAAAAAAGGACTTGAAGAACTGGATGCAGTTCTTGCTGAGCTAGGACTTGGCAAAAATGAGACCAGTGGCCACATTGAATCTGGAGGTATGTAGTCTTGGAACATTATGCATGCTGGTTGGTTCTTGTTTTGTAACTGTGGTTTCGTAGTCAGAAATGAGCGTCTATTTTCCAGAAGATTAAACACTTAATTTGACACTAACATGCTGAAGTCTTGAACATTATGCATGCTGGTTGGTTCTTGTTTTGTAACTGTGGATTTGTAGTCGGAAATGAGTGTCTATTTTCCAGAAGATTAAACACTTCATTTAACGCTAACATGCTGAAGTCTTGAACATTATGCATGCTGGTTGGTTCTTGTTTTTTAACTGTGTATTCGTAGTCAGAAATGAGTGTCTATTTTCCAGAAGATTAAACACTTCATTTAACACTAACATGCTAAAGTCTTGAACATTATGCATGCTGGTTGGTTCTTGTTTTTTAACTGTGGATTCGTAGTCAAAATGAGTGTCTATGTTCCAGAAGATTAAATACTTCATTTGACACTTCAACATGCTAAAGTTCTGTGGTTATAAAAAAGATTATTGATGATTGCCTTTCACTGCctgtaataaattgaaattttggtCTATTACTATCTTGTCTCTTCTTTGTTTGACTTTTCGCCACATTCTTGAAACACACAGTTACCATCTGGTTTCTACCTTTATATATATGATAAGTTGTCATTTTTTTAAAGTTGACAAACAATACATTTGGCTTCTGTCTTAATTCCATTTTGGGACTGTCATCAAAGTTGGTCCTTCCACTGAAGAATGACCCTTTCATTGCAATTTTCATCAGATTTTATCATATACAGTTGGTGTTTTGTTCTTCAATGATCTAAGGTTTGGCTTACCTTTACATGCAGATGGCGCCCAAGAGAAGAAATTAGAGAACCTAAATGGTGACATAGACAAGAAGGAAACCTCTGGGGAGAGCAAAAGtgccaaaaagaagaaaaagaaggataaGTCATCGAAGGAGTCGAGAGAATCCCAGGACCAGCCTGATGGCGTTGGAAATGCAGCAGCAGAAGAAACCACTGAAACCGAGAAGGTGGAAGATACGTCAACTGGTGATGTTAAAGAGCGGCTAAAGAAAGTGGCatctatgaagaagaagaaatcaagcAAGGAAATGGATGCTGCAGCCCGAGCTGCTGCAAGTGAAGCTGCTGCCAGGAATGCTAGGCTAGCTTcagcaaagaaaaaagagaagaatcaCTACAATCAGCAGCCGGTGCGATAAGCCAGCTATAGACTGTTaggttttgtttcctttttcaccttttttCCTATATGAACTCTGTACTCTTGTTAATTTGTTGCAAAAATAAATATTGGGAACGGAACTGGTTTTGCAAACTTCACCGTCAACAAGATACTAGTTTtacttaaaagaaaaaggaaatataTTGTTTTATCTTCTCAATCTTTTTCCTTGCTGCTAGAACTGTTCATCTATAATCAAACGCTCTAACAGGTACTTCCGATCTATTTTCTTGATGGATCTCTGAGAACGGGACGAAGTAACACCCGTTACTAGTCACTTGGGTTGACAACTCAGTTTATCAAAACCGAATCAAATCAAACCATAAATAGGTTTTAAGCTGTGCTAGCTAGACCTGCAAATGGATTGGATTTAGAGTGAACAGATTTAAATTTGAATAAGTTTAGTAATAAAAATTTTCAATATGATCTGATCAGATAACCCGGCGGATTGTTAATGGCTTAATCTAAATTCGTATCTGGCGGATTAATAGATATTCAATACGCTAATCTGATCCATttataataattaaatattttaaaatttttaataaataatattaAATTCTCATTATACTTCATGAAACATTACTAAAATATTAAAAGAAAACGAAAAGTATACTAAATTTCGTCAAAAATTGAATTACATAACCAAAATATTCCTTGTAACGATAAACTAAGTTAACCAAAATACTAAATTTTCAAAGCAATACTTCATTGATGTTTTTAGataagagaacaaaaaaaacatAGGCATAAATAAGCTTCCACTTCATATTCCTATATTCCAAATATTGGAAGCTTAATTAAAAAGATTACGTCCTTTAGATTTCTCAAAATTTttgttataatatatatatatactagcaaCGTGCCCGCGTTTCTCGCAGGTGATATTATGATGTTAATGGAAAATAGATTGACTAAAAAGAATAgttgttgtttattttttagacATAAAATAATGGTAGTTTGACTAATTACatttttacacttttatctatttatattcttaacttaatttgataattatgttattgAAGGGTATTATAGGTACTTTAAAATTTGGTGAAAccctttgacaccaaaagagAGCCTCCATTTATAGTAggaaatatatgtttattattttaaatcagatttgctcacctaagggacaattttaagggactgtgatggacaaatgcatctcaaccacatgtattaaatataaaagcataaactataacaacttaaaactatgcatttattttcagccgtcagattcacttgtccttcACAGTCCCTtagaaactgtcccttaggtgagcagacatttattttaaatttaagACTAATAAGTATTctaaatattttatatttaatattttagaaaataatatttaattattataaAAACGGACCGGATCATTAATTGATCGAATCAATCTAAATAGTGTTTGATCTGTTAAATAAATGAATTAACGAATCCGGACCATTGATGGATTAACGGATCAAATTTTCCATCCTACCCCGTTAAATAATCACAAATCTGGAGTGATACGGATCAAAATCTGGTCCATAGTGCCAGCCCTTATTTGTCAAAAGAGAAATATTTGGTTCAATGAGCTACATACGAGGAATGATTATTTCAACATGAATAATGAATTTTTGAATTCTTACTTCATAGTCTTTACGGAATTGTGGGTAGCTACTAGCTAGTTGGCAGGAAACTAATCTCTAATGTGATTTCAAGCCACAACTTTCTACCCTAacttttttttagttttctttcgACCAAATCTTTTCCTTTCTCATGGATGATTTTCTGGGACAGGTCACTCTACACTGTTGTAGTTGCTTGTGTGATAGTCTTGGTGTCTTAAAAGTTTGAACAACAAGATACCTATattaaaaattgaaataaatttggttgtggtctAGAACCCCGATGAAGGTGAGCGAATACCTAGCCTTATCTAGTTTTTAAACATGTTCGTGAGATTAACAtttctaataattgaaatttttCGGATGAGATCAAAAACATGTTTGGAAATCTAATGGGGATGACACTCCGGAAGCACAAATTGTAGCAACAAAACATCATACCAGAATAAAGGAACAACACCTTACAATATATTGTCAAAGCTGCACTTTTGTATTCAATATATTGGAAATCATCCAAAGAGTCTTACAATATCGCTAATTTAAATAGAACAAGAGTCCTACTAGTAAGGAAACTAATGATAACAAAAATATCTTGCACTACTTTCTAACATAGTTATTGAGATATGGGGGGCTTTGAACACTCCTCTCAGGCTTGAATGTTGCTTCTGTAGATACTCATACATCAAAATCACTGACAGCTTAATGAGTGAAAGGTTTTGAATGGAAACAAATAAATCTCCAACACATTTGTAGATATTTACTCCGAAgatattatattttttattcattaAACGGTGGAGGGTGAAAGTACCAAAATTTCACATGTTGAACTCATCTCCATGATGATGTAAAACGAGTCCAAAGAGTTTGGAAGGTGATGCGGGCCTATCTAATTGACTTCGAATGTGGCATTTATGAAAACAGACACCAAATCTAGAAGGTAGCTTCTAATATCGTGGAACCTCTTGACAAGTTGATGCTTAAGATGGTCTCTACTAGGATGATGATGGTCTTCACAAGTTGATGCAGAAGCTGGTATTAGATGATGATTTTAAGACCGACGACAACGACATGTTTATGCAGTCGAATGACGACAACGAAGTTGCAAAGGAAGAACGTCTTGAGAAGTTGATGGATAAACTAGTTTTAGATGATGATGTTCAAATCGACAGAATGATGACGATGACAAAATTGCTAAAATTATCGCATCTTGCAAAGCAAGCCGCAATTTCTCCTCTGAAATTGACAAATTGTTGTGAAAAACACTGATTTGATCAACAAACTAGTTTCACTGCCAAGCAAATCGCAAGGCGGCTCACAATCGAGAATAGGCAGCTCTTCATTTTTTAGTCATGAACTTGAAACTCCAGTAGATAGGAGCTCCACGTTGAGCACTATTTTGTAGACTCGTTTTATGAATCTTTCAAACCAggttaaaccctatattttatACTTCAGCATTTTTTCTGCTAACTATGCCATCCAACATCAGAGGCTAATTCTCTTATGGATTGCAGTAGGATTTGTGGAACCAAGAGTCGGAATGACTATGGATGAGGTTGCATAAGGTTATTTGAATGAGCTCATCTCCAGTCTGGTTGTTGCCACTGAGAGTGACATCGATGGACAAATTTTGTGGATCTTCTAAACCATCTTGAACCATGTTTGTTGTATTGGGGCATTTTTTCTCCCAACTATGGCATCCAACATCAGAGGCTAATTCACTTATGGGTTATGAAAGGACTTGCGGAACATTATGCCCCCTCTTAGACAATAGAGTATGTTGCACATGTTATCTGAATGCACTTATCTCCAGAAATCTGGTTCTTGCCACGGAATGAGAAATCAATGGACAACTACAAAGTTGTTGTATTGTTTTGCATCATGTTTGTGATTTCATCATTTCAAAAGAGGAGAATTTCGTTACTGTTTTGGAGTCTAACCCAGACCGGATGACTCATGCATTTGACGCCTTTCAGTGTTAAATGCTAATTGTATCAGTCTGCGGTACTCCTTCAACTTGAATCATTTGCATACCTTAGTGGTCTTTGGTAGTTGGTCTTATTCTGAGCTTGAATGGGTACTTGAAAAAGGTAATATTTGAGCGTTTTAGATTTGCAAGGAGTTTCCCAAAAACATTTTCGTTAAGGGTCTCATCCTCTTAAAGTACATGAGTCTACGGGGATTGAGACTTTTTCTGCAGCAAATGAGCTATCTGGTTGTCTGAGACGATGTTTGGAGTGAATAGGATTTGTATTGCATTGTAAAAGCATTATCAAATGGTGCTCCCAGAAGTAAGATGATAATAACTAGTCGTAATTCTAGTGTCGTCTCGTTTCTCTCCCCCAAGTATATCCATGATTTGAGTAGTGGGTTGTCACTTGAAGCGGCCAAGAATCTATTCACCAGGAAGGTTCTCCGAAATCATCTAGGAAATTTGCAACCCGAGGTGGAGGAGTGCATTGATAAAATTCTTCAATGTTGCGGGAACCAGCCCTTTGCAATTTCAGCGGTTAGTAGTTTGCTAACTGAGAAGCCACAAACTCGAGCAGAGTGGGAGGATATTTATAACAATCTTGGATCTAAAACTGGACCGGGCTCTATTCTTGAAATTGTTAGCAATATTTTGCAGCCGAGTTTTATGGATCTTCCGAACCATCTTAAATCATGTTTTCTGTACTTGAGCATTTTTCCTCCCAACTATGTCATCCAGCGTGAGAGGCTAATTCACTTATGGGTTGCGGAAGGACTTGCGGAACGTTATGCCGCTCTCTTACGATGGAGCATGTTGCACAAAGTTATTTGAATAAACTTATCTCCATAAATCTGGTTCTTGCCACTAAAAGAGAAATCAATGGACAACTAAAAAGTTGTTGTGTTATTTTGAACTATGTCCGTGATTACATCCTTTCAAAAGAGGAGAATTTCATTACCGTTTTGGAGTCTAACTTGGACCGGAGGACTAGACTTGCATTTGAGAAAATTCGACGCCTTTTAGTGTTAAAAGCTAATTGTGTCAGTCTGCGGTACTCTTTCAACTTGAATCATTTGCATACCTTAGTGGTTTTTGGTAGTTGGTCTTATTCTGAGCTTGAATGGGTACTTGAAAACTGTAATATTTGAGCGTTTTAGATTTGCAAGGAGTTTCCCAAAAACTTTTCCGTTAAGGGTCTCATCCTCTTAAAGTACTTGAGTCTACGAGGATTGAGGAATATAACAGTTACAAACTCCATAAGAAGTATCAGTGCTTGAAGACCTTAGTTCTTAAAGACACCATAGAGATCAAATTTCCCAAAGAAGGGATGCGTGTACTCAAGAATCTGTGCTATTTTTTAGTCTCGCCCAATCATGTTGGAGGAGTGATGTTATCGGCTGGCAATATTAAAGCTTCAGCTTCCATACGCGGGCTGTCATTGATTaagttgaaaaacaacaaaacaatcATAAAAGCCTTGGGAGAGTTGAAAGATGTTAGGAATTTTGGGCTGGTAGATCTTGAAACACAAGATGGAAAAGAACTATGTATTGCCCTTGAGAAAATGGAGCATCTTTCAACACTTGATATAAGAGACGGAGCATTTTTCCTCCCAAGATGCGGTGGAATGACGATGAAGCAGGTTGCACAAAGTTAATTGAATAAACATATAGCTATAAATCTGGCTCTTACCACTGAAAGGGAAATTGATGGATAACTACGGAGTTGTTATGTTGTTTTGCACCATGAGATCAACAACATAATTGGAAATCGGTAACAACTTCTGGATGAAATCAAATAAATCTCTAACACTTTTGAAAATCTTTTAATCCGAAGATACCATTTTGTAATTCACTAAAATATTAAGGCTGGCAATATTAAAGCTTCATCTTCCATATGCAAGCTATGACTGATTaaggtgaaaaacaacaaaacaatcATTAAAGCCTTGGGAGAGTTGAAAGATGTTAGGAATTTGGGGCTGGTAGATCTTAAAACACAAGATGGAAAAGAACTATGTACTGCCCTTGAGAAAATGGAGCATCTTTCAACACTTGATATAGGATGCGGAGCAGTTTTCCTCCCAAGATGCGGCGGAATGACGTTGGAGCAGGTTGCACAAAGTTAATTTAATAAACATATAGCTAGAAATCTGGTTCTTACCACTGAAAAAGAAATTGATGGATAACTACGAAGTTGTTGTGTTGTTTTGCACCATGAGATCAACAACATGATTGGAAATCTGTAACAACTTCTGGATGGAATCAAATAAATCTCTAACACTTTTGAAAATCTTTTACTCTGAAGATACCATTTTTGTCATTCACTAAAGGGTGGCATAATTTCTTTATCTCCTGGCAATTTGGTCACTTTAGTGAGGTTAGAATCCAAGTTTTCTAGACACACAAGTTTATTTATAGCCGGTGGGACTGTTTCAATGTTTCCTCAGGCTAAAGTACTTTAAGAGAAGGATATCAACAACATCTTTGGGAAACTCCTTCAAATTAGGTACACCTACCAAATCTAAAACCCTTAAAATTTGACTAGATTTAAGTACCTTTTCAATCTTTGAATGAGAACTTGCCTGGACAAACACTAGATGGTGTGAACCCCACTAGTCATAGCTGTTGTCAAATTGATACCAACATTATGAGCATAAATGAGTCAAATTCTATCATCTGAAGGTCTGCAGTTTGGTTCCAAAACAGTGATGAATCTTTTTTCCAAAACAGAAGAAATCGATGATCCAGGAGCAAAATTGAGACTTTTTCTGCAGCAAATGAGGTATCTGGTTGTCTTAGACGGTGTTTGGAGTGAACAGGATTTGTATTGCATTATAAAAGCATTACCAAATGGTCCTCCTGGAAGTAAGATGATAATAACTTGTCGTAATTCTAGTGTCGTCTCTTTTCTCTCCCCCCAAGTATATCCATGATTTGAGTAGTGGGTTGTCACCTGAAGCGGCCAAGAATCTATTCACCAGGAAGGTTCTCCAGAATCATCTAGGAAATTTGCAACCCGAGGTGGAGGAGTGTACTGATAAAATTCTTCAATGGTGCAGGAACCAACCCTTTGCAATTTCAGCAGTCGGTAGTTTGCTAGCAGAGAAGCCACAAACTCAAGCAGAGTGGGAGGATATTTATAACAATCTTGGATCTAAAACTGGACCGGGCTTTATTCTTGAAATTGTTAGCAATATTTTGCAGTCGAGTTTTATGGATATTCTGAACCATCTTAAATCCTGTTTTCTGTACTTGAGCATTTTTCCTCCCAACTATACCATCCAG is a window from the Rosa chinensis cultivar Old Blush chromosome 2, RchiOBHm-V2, whole genome shotgun sequence genome containing:
- the LOC112186714 gene encoding FK506-binding protein 3 isoform X3, whose amino-acid sequence is MAGGGSRKDESVVLNSTNVFAALGSLKKKKKSDKSKSGKSGQAEPEKEVYWAPAPLTVKSWADVDDEDDDDYFATTAPPELGWAGGDSKDHKESELEPEHVEPGFQVSDSEEEGLDDVDDDVDEDHDNELEAPVETETGKKLAEASTAPKDTERQLSKKELKKKGLEELDAVLAELGLGKNETSGHIESGDGAQEKKLENLNGDIDKKETSGESKSAKKKKKKDKSSKESRESQDQPDGVGNAAAEETTETEKVEDTSTGDVKERLKKVASMKKKKSSKEMDAAARAAASEAAARNARLASAKKKEKNHYNQQPVR
- the LOC112186714 gene encoding FK506-binding protein 3 isoform X1 — translated: MAGGGSRKDESVVLNSTNVFAALGSLKKKKKSDKSKSGKSGQAEPEKEVYWAPAPLTVKSWADVDDEDDDDYFATTAPPELGWAGGDSKDHKESELEPEHVEVGDLPGFQVSDSEEEGLDDVDDDVDEDHDNELEAPVETETGKKLAEASTAPKDTERQLSKKELKKKGLEELDAVLAELGLGKNETSGHIESGDGAQEKKLENLNGDIDKKETSGESKSAKKKKKKDKSSKESRESQDQPDGVGNAAAEETTETEKVEDTSTGDVKERLKKVASMKKKKSSKEMDAAARAAASEAAARNARLASAKKKEKNHYNQQPVR
- the LOC112186714 gene encoding protein starmaker isoform X4, translating into MAGGGSRKDESVVLNSTNVFAALGSLKKKKKSDKSKSGKSGQAEPEKEVYWAPAPLTVKSWADVDDEDDDDYFATTAPPELGWAGGDSKDHKESELEPEHVEVSDSEEEGLDDVDDDVDEDHDNELEAPVETETGKKLAEASTAPKDTERQLSKKELKKKGLEELDAVLAELGLGKNETSGHIESGDGAQEKKLENLNGDIDKKETSGESKSAKKKKKKDKSSKESRESQDQPDGVGNAAAEETTETEKVEDTSTGDVKERLKKVASMKKKKSSKEMDAAARAAASEAAARNARLASAKKKEKNHYNQQPVR
- the LOC112186714 gene encoding FK506-binding protein 3 isoform X2; translation: MAGGGSRKDESVVLNSTNVFAALGSLKKKKKSDKSKSGKSGQAEPEKEVYWAPAPLTVKSWADVDDEDDDDYFATTAPPELGWAGGDSKDHKESELEPEHVEVGDLVSDSEEEGLDDVDDDVDEDHDNELEAPVETETGKKLAEASTAPKDTERQLSKKELKKKGLEELDAVLAELGLGKNETSGHIESGDGAQEKKLENLNGDIDKKETSGESKSAKKKKKKDKSSKESRESQDQPDGVGNAAAEETTETEKVEDTSTGDVKERLKKVASMKKKKSSKEMDAAARAAASEAAARNARLASAKKKEKNHYNQQPVR